ACTCCACCGCTTCCGACCCTATCAGGCCCCCGGCCCCCGTGATGAGTGCGATTTTCATAGAATAATGTACTGGGTTTCAGGCCCGGATTTGAGAAACGAAATGAATGGCGGGCGGCGCATTTGCCGAAGCAAACCGGCTGCCTTTATAATACCAGGGGCAAACAAAAAAGCAGTGCCCCTACGGGAATGTGCTGCAAATTTCGGAGGTAATGCCCGATAACCTACCCTCTTTCCGAGAAATCGCAGGATAAAAAGGCGCGGCCCTGGCTACAACTCCTGCATTAACACCTGATACAAAGCCAGCATGCTGGTAATGTCGCGCTTGTCGACCAACTCATCGGGCGAGTGCACGTGGTCTTCGGGGGCGCCCACAAAGCACCAGTCCCAGGGCGCGGCGGCGTGCTGCAATTCCTTGGCGTCGGAGCCGCCGCTGCCTTCCACTTCGAGCTGGTGCGGGATGCCCGAGGCGGCGGCAATGGCCCGAATGCGGTCGACGTAGGCCCGGCGCGGAATGAGCGAGTCGCGCAGGGAGATGGCGCAGCCCTGGCCGGCGTGCACGCCCTCCGTCACCCAGGTGATATCGGAAATCAGGGCCTGGCGCACCCCGTATTTCTCAAAAATATACTTGGCCAGGTAGGCCACCGAGCCGCCGCCGTGCTCTTCCCAGCAGGAAAACGCCACGACGCCGTGCTCCAGCGTTTCGCACAGCCGCAGGGCGTTCCACACGCCCAGGCGGTTGTCGAGGTAGCAGCTCTGCACGGTGGTATCGGTTTCGCGGAAGTCGCAGTAGAAGGTGAGCTCGGTGCCGCGGTCGATGTCGCGGTGGAACGCATAGCCCAGTTCCCCGGTTTCGTCATCTATTGTTAGTGTGCAATCTATCTGTCCTTGCGAATCCTCTCCTACCAGTCGGTAGCCGGCCTCGGCCTGCGGCCCGCCGATGCGCACCAGCTGCCGCCCGTAGCGCACGGTGAACCCAATGCTGTCCAAGTGGGCAAACACGGCCGTGCGCGGCTGCCCAAACACCAGCACAATGCAGTCCTGAAACCGGTCGTCGGCCACAACCTGGGGCTGGTGGCGCCAGGTGCCCTGGTGCTGGCGCACGTAGTCGAGCACAAAGCGGGTAAGGGCCGATTCGTTGCCGGAGGGGGCCTGAATGCGGCAAAGGGAGCGCAACAATTGCATAAGCAGGGGGATTGTCGCCCAAAGCTAGGCCAAAGTCCGTACTTTAGCAGGCCCGTTTCCCCTGGCCCGTTTTTCGATGGGCCGCGGCTCAGGTCCGCTCTCTACTCGCTTTCTATGCTGCGCTCGCTGTTTTGTATCTGCCTGGGGCTGCTTTTGGCGCCGCTGCTGGCCAAGGCCCAAAAGACCGATACAATCCGCACCCCCCCGCCCATCAAAACGGTGGCCCTCGACACGGTGGGCATCTTGCCGTCGGCCATCGACACCAAGGGCTGGCTGCTGCTCGACAAGGACATCCAGCTCGAGCTCGACGGGGCGGTGCATAACATCTACAATTTCAAGTACGACCGGGCTGAAAAGCAGTTCCGCTCCCTGCGGCGGCGCTACCCCAACCACCCCATGCCGTACTTCCTGCTGGGGCTGAGCACGTGGTGGAAAATCATGCCCACCAACTTCCAGACCAACCAGTACGACAAGACCTTCTTTGCCTACATGGACACAGCCGTGACCAAGGCCCAGAAGCTCTACGACGCCGATAACAACAACTACGAAGCCAGCTTCTTCCTCTCGGCTGCCTACGGCTTCGACGCCCGCCTGCACGCCGAGCGCCACGACTGGCGCAAGGCTACCGTGGGTGCCCGTCGCTCGCTCAACTTCCTCAAAAAGAGCCAGGAAGCCAACGGCCTAAGCCCCGAGTTTCAGTTTGGGCAGGCGCTGTTCAACTACTACGCCGTCTGGATTCCGGACAACTACCCGCTGCTGAAGCCCGTGCTGCTGTTCTTCCCGAAGGGCGACAAAAAGCTGGGCATGCAGCAGCTGCGCAGCGTGGCCAACAACGGTTTCTACACCGCCACCGAAGCGCGGGTATTCCTCATGCGCATCCTCAAAAACGAGGAAAACAACGCCGAGGAAGCCATGCCCGTGGCCCGCTACCTGGCCACTACTTTCCCCGACAACGGCTACTTCCAGCGCTTTTACGCCCTGCTGGCCTACGACCAGGGCGAGTTTGCCGACTGCGAGCGGGTGAGCCGCGAAATTCTGGACAAAATCAACAAAGGCATGCCCGGTTACGAGGGCATCAGCGGACGCTACGCCAGCTATTTCCTGGGCTACCTGATGCAAAACCGCTACCGCGACCTGGCCAAGGCCAAGGATTATTACCAGCGGTGCATCGTGTTTGCCGAGAGCACCGGCGACACTTCCGGCGGGTTTTATTTGTTCGCCAACATGAACCTGGCCCGGCTGGCCGTGCGCGACAAAGACACGGCCGCCGCCAAGCGCTACTACGCCGTGATTGCCGACAAAGCCGACCACAAGTCGGAGCAATACAAGGAGGCCAAAGCGTGGCTGAAAAAGAACGGAAAGGCCTGATATGCTTAGTTTACAAGACTTATTTCTTACGCCGATATTCCTGGCCATCTTTTACGTGGTGGCCTATGCTATTCGGGACAAATTCACCAACGTTTACACCCGCCCGTATTTCATTCGGGCCCTCACGCTCAAGTTCATTGGCGCCATAGCGCTGGGCTTGATTTACGAATACTACTACGGCGGGGGCGACACC
This DNA window, taken from Hymenobacter sp. 5317J-9, encodes the following:
- a CDS encoding M20/M25/M40 family metallo-hydrolase produces the protein MQLLRSLCRIQAPSGNESALTRFVLDYVRQHQGTWRHQPQVVADDRFQDCIVLVFGQPRTAVFAHLDSIGFTVRYGRQLVRIGGPQAEAGYRLVGEDSQGQIDCTLTIDDETGELGYAFHRDIDRGTELTFYCDFRETDTTVQSCYLDNRLGVWNALRLCETLEHGVVAFSCWEEHGGGSVAYLAKYIFEKYGVRQALISDITWVTEGVHAGQGCAISLRDSLIPRRAYVDRIRAIAAASGIPHQLEVEGSGGSDAKELQHAAAPWDWCFVGAPEDHVHSPDELVDKRDITSMLALYQVLMQEL
- a CDS encoding tol-pal system protein YbgF, which codes for MLRSLFCICLGLLLAPLLAKAQKTDTIRTPPPIKTVALDTVGILPSAIDTKGWLLLDKDIQLELDGAVHNIYNFKYDRAEKQFRSLRRRYPNHPMPYFLLGLSTWWKIMPTNFQTNQYDKTFFAYMDTAVTKAQKLYDADNNNYEASFFLSAAYGFDARLHAERHDWRKATVGARRSLNFLKKSQEANGLSPEFQFGQALFNYYAVWIPDNYPLLKPVLLFFPKGDKKLGMQQLRSVANNGFYTATEARVFLMRILKNEENNAEEAMPVARYLATTFPDNGYFQRFYALLAYDQGEFADCERVSREILDKINKGMPGYEGISGRYASYFLGYLMQNRYRDLAKAKDYYQRCIVFAESTGDTSGGFYLFANMNLARLAVRDKDTAAAKRYYAVIADKADHKSEQYKEAKAWLKKNGKA